A genome region from Acinetobacter lwoffii includes the following:
- a CDS encoding cation:proton antiporter domain-containing protein has product MSILLQITLVLVIALLIVPLSKRLRLPSVLGYLLTGIILSPSLLHLIQTPEVMSSFMQVSLMALMFWIGLQLRPQRIVQINPSLWMMVALQVLISTLIFTLMAWVFLQQSLLASIVIGLAGSLSALTLVIQHLNHQEQFATSYGQQAYSILLIHALLAILVIAAIPLFAGIRSTEHGVAYFAALIATLSGLFLCNRYLMQPLYRWIAKSGSHELHAIVAIAVTLALLVLMNTLGLNLFLGALFAGILLADSDFRPAVESTIRPFQGLLIGLAFISLGMALKLSDLLNFPWIILGGTLALILVKFAISLTLARYHQNSWRNSTLLAASLAQGGEFALLALVIAVSDQIIPADLLSPLLWMVSFSLLLTPAFYWLLHSQILPHLDRHNHLAATFETDLNPETSTPILLIGFGRFGQIIARILLQQQHAFSVMDSNVQATELLAQYDIPFYQADATEPEALIQTGIATAQQVIVAIDDIEDSMLIVRHLRLNYPEISLWVRARDRHHVHLLQDLGVKHIWRETYLSALELSQALLNQLNPDPEESLQQIQNFREQDEKLLNSQYHLDPDEHPNYENQHSSLAELEHLFTQDQRHKVQKQAKQQQQDTNGAGIDTLRDELS; this is encoded by the coding sequence ATGTCGATACTGTTACAAATAACACTGGTTCTGGTCATTGCACTGTTGATAGTGCCACTGAGTAAAAGGCTCAGATTGCCAAGTGTGCTGGGCTATCTGTTAACAGGGATCATCTTAAGTCCAAGCCTTTTGCACCTGATTCAGACACCCGAAGTCATGAGTAGTTTCATGCAAGTCAGCCTGATGGCACTGATGTTCTGGATCGGCCTGCAACTCAGACCACAACGCATTGTGCAGATTAATCCCTCCCTGTGGATGATGGTTGCTTTACAGGTACTAATCAGCACCCTGATTTTCACCCTCATGGCCTGGGTTTTCCTTCAGCAAAGCCTACTCGCCAGCATTGTAATTGGACTCGCCGGCAGTTTGTCCGCCCTGACTTTGGTGATTCAACATCTCAATCATCAGGAACAGTTCGCCACCAGCTATGGTCAGCAAGCCTATTCGATTCTGCTGATTCATGCTCTGTTGGCCATTCTGGTGATTGCAGCCATTCCCTTATTTGCCGGGATTCGCTCGACCGAACATGGCGTGGCCTACTTTGCTGCCCTCATCGCGACGTTAAGCGGTCTGTTCCTGTGTAATCGTTACTTGATGCAGCCGTTGTATCGCTGGATTGCTAAAAGTGGCAGTCACGAACTGCATGCGATTGTAGCGATTGCGGTGACCTTGGCATTGTTGGTGTTAATGAATACCCTCGGCCTGAATCTATTTCTCGGTGCCTTATTTGCCGGTATTTTACTGGCAGATTCAGATTTTCGTCCTGCGGTAGAAAGCACGATTCGGCCTTTTCAGGGCTTATTGATCGGCCTGGCCTTTATCAGTCTGGGCATGGCACTAAAATTGTCTGATCTGCTGAATTTCCCCTGGATCATTCTCGGCGGCACCCTCGCTTTAATCTTAGTCAAGTTTGCAATCAGCCTGACATTGGCGCGTTATCATCAAAATAGCTGGCGCAATAGCACCTTGTTAGCAGCTAGTCTGGCACAAGGCGGTGAATTTGCCTTACTGGCACTGGTGATTGCAGTATCCGACCAGATTATTCCGGCCGATCTGCTCTCTCCCTTGCTGTGGATGGTGAGTTTTTCCTTGCTACTGACGCCCGCATTTTATTGGTTATTGCACAGCCAGATTTTACCGCATCTGGATCGTCACAATCATCTGGCAGCGACCTTCGAAACCGATCTCAATCCTGAAACCAGTACTCCGATTCTGCTGATTGGCTTTGGCCGCTTCGGGCAAATCATCGCCCGGATTTTACTGCAACAGCAACACGCCTTTAGTGTCATGGACAGCAATGTGCAAGCCACTGAACTTCTGGCGCAGTACGACATCCCTTTCTATCAGGCAGATGCGACAGAGCCTGAAGCCTTGATACAGACCGGTATTGCCACAGCACAACAGGTGATTGTGGCGATTGACGATATTGAAGACTCAATGCTGATCGTGCGGCATCTGCGGCTGAATTATCCTGAAATCAGTTTATGGGTACGTGCCCGTGACCGGCATCATGTGCATTTATTACAGGATTTGGGCGTGAAACACATCTGGCGTGAAACTTATCTTTCAGCTTTAGAACTCAGTCAGGCCTTACTAAACCAGCTCAATCCTGACCCGGAAGAAAGCCTGCAACAGATTCAAAACTTCCGCGAACAGGATGAGAAACTGCTCAACAGCCAATATCATCTGGATCCGGATGAACATCCAAATTATGAAAATCAGCATAGTAGTTTGGCTGAACTGGAGCATCTGTTTACCCAGGATCAACGCCATAAAGTGCAAAAACAGGCTAAACAGCAGCAACAGGATACAAACGGCGCAGGAATTGATACGTTAAGAGATGAACTGTCCTAA
- a CDS encoding primosomal protein N', with protein sequence MQNSHTDLSPIYRVRVAVPVHVFDCFDYTMSAEQFKQAQIGARVLVSFGRQNLVGVIIEKLSADTPLDPRFKLKAVTELLDERAIIDSKVLSLLTWSAQYYQFPIGEVVHSALPTLLRQGKPYNLLARTWKLLDPDAEAKVRRSDKQQEAYRILKLHPVGTTENVLNMAGIETATLKALEKKEICACVLEPQDFSPQPMQLAQMPLTANPEQKHAVEQVLKYRNQYQAFLLDGLTGSGKTEVYLQIMEQVLKQSKQVLVLVPEIGLTPQTISRFQSRFHCHIALLHSGLNDSKRLQAWQSAETGKASIVLGTRSAIYTPMPNLGLIILDEEHDLSFKQQEGFRYHARDVALYRGHLQQCLVILGSATPSIDSYALVEHGKMQVLELNQRAGTALMPKIHILDLKVAQKKHGISLQLIQDIKKRLEKKEQVLIFLNRRGYAPVLLCGSCGWQAQCPHCDANFTVHRQPYQHLHCHHCGTIHRMPEHCPQCQHQELVTLGMGTGKVEEHLNELFPDFEVIRVDRDSTSRVGSWQKIYDKIQKSEPAILLGTQMLAKGHHFPYVTLVAILDIDSGLLSVDFRATERTAQLIVQVAGRAGRGEHKGDVYLQTLRPDHALLNTLVNENYRVFAQQTLKERQMARMPPYRYAILIRCESKDQAQNTEFLQKHAALLRQYPDLALDIWGPIPAPMERKAGRYQSHMVLLSADRPRLHYYVRSWWQNMLQDKPSSMKLTLDIDPQELS encoded by the coding sequence ATGCAAAATTCTCACACCGATTTAAGTCCAATTTATCGCGTACGCGTTGCTGTACCTGTGCATGTATTTGATTGTTTTGATTACACGATGAGTGCAGAACAATTTAAACAGGCGCAGATTGGCGCACGTGTACTGGTGTCGTTTGGTCGGCAGAATCTGGTCGGGGTGATTATCGAAAAACTCTCGGCAGACACCCCTCTCGATCCACGCTTTAAGCTTAAAGCTGTAACCGAACTGCTCGATGAACGCGCCATTATAGATAGCAAAGTTTTAAGTTTGTTGACATGGTCAGCGCAATATTACCAGTTCCCGATCGGTGAAGTCGTCCACAGTGCCCTGCCGACCCTGTTGCGTCAGGGTAAGCCTTATAACCTGCTGGCCCGTACCTGGAAATTGCTAGACCCTGATGCCGAGGCCAAAGTACGTCGTTCGGACAAGCAGCAGGAAGCCTACCGGATTTTAAAACTGCACCCGGTCGGGACTACTGAAAATGTGCTGAATATGGCCGGGATTGAAACCGCGACCTTAAAAGCACTGGAGAAAAAAGAGATTTGCGCCTGTGTACTGGAGCCACAAGATTTCAGCCCACAACCAATGCAATTGGCACAGATGCCGCTGACCGCCAATCCTGAACAAAAACATGCTGTCGAACAAGTATTAAAATATCGCAATCAATATCAGGCTTTTTTACTGGATGGTCTGACCGGCAGCGGTAAAACTGAAGTGTATTTGCAGATCATGGAACAGGTACTGAAACAGAGCAAACAGGTGCTAGTGCTGGTGCCGGAAATCGGCCTGACGCCGCAAACCATCAGCCGTTTTCAGTCCCGTTTTCATTGCCATATTGCGCTGCTGCATTCCGGGCTGAATGATTCCAAACGGCTACAAGCCTGGCAGTCGGCAGAAACTGGCAAAGCCTCAATTGTGCTTGGTACACGTTCCGCCATTTATACGCCAATGCCGAATCTGGGCCTGATCATTCTGGATGAAGAACATGACCTGTCCTTTAAACAGCAGGAAGGCTTCCGCTATCATGCCCGAGATGTCGCCCTGTACCGCGGCCATTTACAGCAATGTCTGGTAATCTTAGGGTCAGCCACACCAAGTATTGACAGTTATGCGCTGGTGGAACATGGCAAGATGCAGGTGCTGGAGCTGAATCAACGTGCCGGCACGGCCTTGATGCCCAAAATCCATATTCTGGATTTAAAAGTTGCGCAAAAAAAGCATGGGATTAGCCTTCAACTGATTCAGGACATCAAAAAGCGCCTGGAGAAAAAAGAACAGGTGCTGATTTTTTTAAACCGCCGTGGCTATGCTCCCGTCCTGCTGTGTGGCAGCTGTGGTTGGCAGGCGCAATGTCCGCACTGTGATGCCAACTTCACTGTACACCGTCAGCCTTATCAGCATCTGCATTGCCATCACTGCGGCACTATTCACCGCATGCCGGAACACTGCCCGCAATGTCAGCATCAGGAACTGGTTACACTGGGTATGGGCACCGGCAAAGTCGAAGAACATTTAAATGAGCTATTTCCGGATTTTGAGGTGATTCGGGTCGATCGCGATTCCACCAGTCGGGTCGGCAGCTGGCAAAAAATCTATGACAAGATTCAGAAAAGCGAACCGGCGATTCTACTCGGCACCCAGATGCTGGCCAAGGGGCATCATTTTCCTTATGTGACGCTGGTGGCGATTCTGGATATTGATTCCGGTCTACTGAGTGTGGACTTCCGTGCTACTGAACGGACTGCGCAACTGATCGTGCAAGTGGCTGGCCGTGCCGGACGTGGTGAACATAAAGGCGATGTTTATCTGCAGACCCTCAGACCTGATCATGCCCTGCTGAACACCTTAGTGAATGAAAATTATCGCGTATTTGCCCAGCAGACCTTAAAAGAACGGCAGATGGCCAGAATGCCGCCCTACCGTTATGCCATCCTGATTCGCTGTGAATCCAAGGATCAGGCACAAAATACCGAATTCTTACAGAAACATGCAGCACTCCTCAGGCAATATCCTGATCTGGCGCTGGACATCTGGGGACCAATTCCTGCGCCAATGGAACGTAAGGCCGGACGCTATCAGTCGCATATGGTGCTATTGTCAGCGGATCGTCCACGTTTGCATTACTATGTGCGTAGCTGGTGGCAAAACATGCTGCAGGACAAACCTTCTAGCATGAAGCTCACGCTGGACATCGACCCTCAGGAACTGAGCTAA
- a CDS encoding Hsp33 family molecular chaperone HslO has product MSDLRQRFFIEDSPVRGEVVHLEEALQTILAQRDYAPAVKILLGEMLSATALLASTLKIKGRISLQIQASGTFKWAMAECNHLGEVRALADYEEDPHFLVGEDSSTVLKSLTSPVLFINIEPEFGERYQGIVPLDKENLAGCLMQYYDLSAQIPTRIVLASDHQRAGGLLIQLLPRNSEEEQRRVDEDLWPRLTMLTETLKTEELVGLQATDILYRLYNEEEVRLPDTEVLKFGCTCSKERCAVALQQIGVESIRETLEFQNPIEMDCQFCNSQYTFTAEEALGLFGKHLS; this is encoded by the coding sequence ATGTCTGATTTACGCCAACGCTTTTTTATTGAAGATAGCCCTGTTCGTGGTGAAGTGGTGCATCTTGAAGAAGCTTTACAAACCATTTTAGCGCAACGTGACTATGCGCCTGCAGTTAAAATCCTGCTAGGTGAAATGCTTAGTGCCACTGCACTGCTGGCCAGCACATTGAAGATTAAAGGGCGTATCAGCCTGCAAATTCAGGCATCGGGCACATTTAAATGGGCTATGGCTGAATGTAACCATTTGGGTGAAGTTCGCGCTCTGGCTGACTATGAAGAAGATCCGCACTTTCTGGTCGGTGAAGACAGCAGTACAGTGTTGAAATCACTCACCTCTCCGGTTCTATTCATCAATATCGAACCAGAATTTGGTGAGCGTTATCAGGGAATTGTACCCCTTGATAAAGAAAATCTGGCGGGCTGTCTGATGCAATATTATGACCTTTCTGCACAGATTCCGACGCGTATTGTACTGGCAAGTGACCATCAGCGTGCAGGTGGTTTACTGATTCAGTTGTTGCCACGTAATAGTGAAGAAGAACAACGCCGGGTAGATGAAGACCTATGGCCACGTCTGACCATGCTCACAGAGACCCTGAAAACTGAAGAGTTAGTCGGTTTGCAAGCTACTGATATTCTGTACCGTTTATATAACGAAGAAGAAGTGCGTCTGCCAGATACGGAAGTGTTGAAGTTTGGCTGTACCTGCTCTAAAGAGCGTTGTGCAGTCGCTTTACAGCAAATCGGCGTAGAGTCGATCCGTGAAACGCTGGAATTTCAGAATCCGATCGAAATGGACTGTCAGTTCTGTAATAGCCAATATACTTTTACCGCTGAAGAAGCCTTGGGTCTATTTGGTAAACACCTGAGCTAA